One segment of Coffea arabica cultivar ET-39 chromosome 7c, Coffea Arabica ET-39 HiFi, whole genome shotgun sequence DNA contains the following:
- the LOC113699030 gene encoding nicastrin-like isoform X3, translating into MYTIVDGYPCVRLLNLSGEIGCSNPGHGKVAAPVVKFKNVNQLVEPSAILVSLDELDSLLARVSKDTNFASLVAGILVESGTPGGNNFKGFSPELKFPEAEFAPYQNKNFEWNPSGSGIMWKAYNFPVFLLSENSTLALLEAATKNEKSKESYTSDVAEFGLVMQTTKSGTHDSESCLREETCLPLGGYSVWSALPPINTSTSQKSKPIILAVTSMDSASFFRDKSLGADSPISGLIALLGAVDALSHLNGLHLSKQLVFVVFTGEAWGFLGSRRFLLELDQHSDAVSGLDFTLIETVLEIGSVGKSFDQGVKKFFVHTTEAASISNQTLDALKRAQDSLKTENVKISVASKSNPGIPPSSLMMFLRKNPDSSGIVLEDFDTAFTNKFYHSHLDNLSNINASAIAAASSLVARSLYILASEKNEINDSVLTAISVNISFIDELLGCLLDCEPGLSCDLVNQYISPSAACPSHYVGVIQGEPSSSPYPGYVGDVSRFLWNFLADKTSVPTENRSATCPKHCSGTGELCIRGETDGKGVCVVSSTRYVPAYSTRLKFESDMWKLLPTNSSDIMGAADPVWTESNWDTITLRVYSVQHASYDRLILLLGIAVTVAAYIAIVITRSVIRKALKRD; encoded by the exons ATGTACACAATTGTTGATGGGTATCCATGTGTACGGCTGCTGAACCTTTCAGGGGAGATTGGTTGCTCAA ATCCTGGTCATGGAAAAGTTGCTGCACCAGTGGTTAAATTCAAGAATGTGAATCAATTGGTTGAACCATCTGCAATACTGGTTTCCTTGGATGAACTTGACAGCTTATTGGCAAG AGTATCAAAGGACACTAATTTTGCTAGCCTTGTAGCTGGTATATTAGTTGAATCAGGAACTCCGGGTGGAAACAATTTCAAGG GATTTTCTCCAGAATTAAAGTTTCCAGAGGCTGAGTTTGCTCCCTATCAGAATAAAAACTTTGAGTGGAATCCAAGT GGATCTGGAATAATGTGGAAGGCTTATAATTTTCCTGTATTCTTACTCTCAGAGAATAGCACACTGGCCTTGCTGGAG GCTGCGACGAAGAATGAGAAAAGCAAGGAGTCATATACATCAGATGTAGCTGAATTTGGCCTGGTGATGCAG ACTACAAAATCAGGTACTCATGATTCAGAGTCTTGTTTGAGAGAAGAAACTTGCCTTCCATTGGGTGGATACAG TGTCTGGTCAGCACTTCCACCAATAAACACTTCAACTTCCCAAAAGTCAAAGCCAATCATATTAGCAGTGACATCTATGGATTCCGCTTCCTTTTTCCGTGACAAAAGCCTTGGTGCAGATTCACCTATATCT GGGTTGATTGCCTTGCTGGGTGCAGTTGATGCTCTTTCACATCTTAATGGCTTGCATCTGAGTAAACAG CTTGTCTTTGTAGTTTTCACTGGAGAAGCGTGGGGATTCCTGGGTAGCCGGAGatttcttcttgagcttgatCAACATTCAGACGCTGTCAGTGGCCTTGACTTCACATTGATAGAAACG GTATTGGAAATTGGATCTGTTGGAAAAAGCTTTGACCAGGGTGTCAAGAAGTTTTTTGTTCATACAACAGAG GCTGCATCAATCTCAAATCAGACATTGGATGCTTTAAAACGTGCTCAAGATTCTCTTAAAACTGAGAATGTGAAGATCTCAGTAGCCAGTAAATCAAATCCTGGGATACCACCCTCCTCATTGATGATGTTTCTGAGGAAG AATCCAGATTCTTCAGGGATTGTTTTAGAAGATTTTGATACTGCCTTTACAAACAAATTCTACCATAGTCATCTGGACAATCTAT CTAACATAAACGCCTCAGCAATAGCCGCAGCTTCCTCCCTTGTTGCCAGAAGCCTGTACATCCTTGCTAGTGAAAAGAACGAAATAAATGATTCCGTTCTGACTGCTATTTCTGTGAATATATCTTTCATTGATGAACTCCTTGGTTGCCTGTTAGACTGTGAACCAGGCCTATCATGTGACCTAGTGAACCAATATATTTCTCCATCTGCTGCATGCCCAAGCCACTATGTTGGTGTTATACAGGGAGAACCATCATCTTCTCCTTATCCTGGTTATGTAGGGGATGTGTCGAGGTTTCTATGGAATTTCTTAGCAGACAAAACCTCTGTCCCAACAGAAAATAGAAGTGCTACTTGCCCAAAACATTGCAGTGGCACCGGTGAACTGTGCATCCGAGGGGAAACTGATGGTAAAGGTGTATGTGTTGTCTCCTCCACCAG GTATGTACCAGCTTACTCAACAAGATTGAAATTTGAATCTGATATGTGGAAGCTGCTGCCAACTAATTCTTCCGACATCATGGGAGCTGCTGACCCAGTCTGGACAGAGAGCAACTGGGATACTATTACACTTCGTGTTTACTCGGTTCAACACGCTTCTTATGATCGCCTCATTCTACTCTTGGGTATTGCTGTTACAGTTGCAGCATACATTGCGATAGTTATTACTAGATCTGTCATCAGGAAGGCCCTAAAGCGGGATTGA
- the LOC113699030 gene encoding nicastrin-like isoform X1 — protein sequence MDTRLLFLISCFIARLSFSLSASGELNSFESVPDLEKSMYTIVDGYPCVRLLNLSGEIGCSNPGHGKVAAPVVKFKNVNQLVEPSAILVSLDELDSLLARVSKDTNFASLVAGILVESGTPGGNNFKGFSPELKFPEAEFAPYQNKNFEWNPSGSGIMWKAYNFPVFLLSENSTLALLEAATKNEKSKESYTSDVAEFGLVMQTTKSGTHDSESCLREETCLPLGGYSVWSALPPINTSTSQKSKPIILAVTSMDSASFFRDKSLGADSPISGLIALLGAVDALSHLNGLHLSKQLVFVVFTGEAWGFLGSRRFLLELDQHSDAVSGLDFTLIETVLEIGSVGKSFDQGVKKFFVHTTEAASISNQTLDALKRAQDSLKTENVKISVASKSNPGIPPSSLMMFLRKNPDSSGIVLEDFDTAFTNKFYHSHLDNLSNINASAIAAASSLVARSLYILASEKNEINDSVLTAISVNISFIDELLGCLLDCEPGLSCDLVNQYISPSAACPSHYVGVIQGEPSSSPYPGYVGDVSRFLWNFLADKTSVPTENRSATCPKHCSGTGELCIRGETDGKGVCVVSSTRYVPAYSTRLKFESDMWKLLPTNSSDIMGAADPVWTESNWDTITLRVYSVQHASYDRLILLLGIAVTVAAYIAIVITRSVIRKALKRD from the exons ATGGACACGAGGCTTTTGTTCCTAATTTCCTGCTTCATCGCTCGTCTTAGCTTCTCTTTATCAG CTTCAGGGGAGTTGAACTCATTTGAATCGGTGCCTGATCTGGAAAAATCAATGTACACAATTGTTGATGGGTATCCATGTGTACGGCTGCTGAACCTTTCAGGGGAGATTGGTTGCTCAA ATCCTGGTCATGGAAAAGTTGCTGCACCAGTGGTTAAATTCAAGAATGTGAATCAATTGGTTGAACCATCTGCAATACTGGTTTCCTTGGATGAACTTGACAGCTTATTGGCAAG AGTATCAAAGGACACTAATTTTGCTAGCCTTGTAGCTGGTATATTAGTTGAATCAGGAACTCCGGGTGGAAACAATTTCAAGG GATTTTCTCCAGAATTAAAGTTTCCAGAGGCTGAGTTTGCTCCCTATCAGAATAAAAACTTTGAGTGGAATCCAAGT GGATCTGGAATAATGTGGAAGGCTTATAATTTTCCTGTATTCTTACTCTCAGAGAATAGCACACTGGCCTTGCTGGAG GCTGCGACGAAGAATGAGAAAAGCAAGGAGTCATATACATCAGATGTAGCTGAATTTGGCCTGGTGATGCAG ACTACAAAATCAGGTACTCATGATTCAGAGTCTTGTTTGAGAGAAGAAACTTGCCTTCCATTGGGTGGATACAG TGTCTGGTCAGCACTTCCACCAATAAACACTTCAACTTCCCAAAAGTCAAAGCCAATCATATTAGCAGTGACATCTATGGATTCCGCTTCCTTTTTCCGTGACAAAAGCCTTGGTGCAGATTCACCTATATCT GGGTTGATTGCCTTGCTGGGTGCAGTTGATGCTCTTTCACATCTTAATGGCTTGCATCTGAGTAAACAG CTTGTCTTTGTAGTTTTCACTGGAGAAGCGTGGGGATTCCTGGGTAGCCGGAGatttcttcttgagcttgatCAACATTCAGACGCTGTCAGTGGCCTTGACTTCACATTGATAGAAACG GTATTGGAAATTGGATCTGTTGGAAAAAGCTTTGACCAGGGTGTCAAGAAGTTTTTTGTTCATACAACAGAG GCTGCATCAATCTCAAATCAGACATTGGATGCTTTAAAACGTGCTCAAGATTCTCTTAAAACTGAGAATGTGAAGATCTCAGTAGCCAGTAAATCAAATCCTGGGATACCACCCTCCTCATTGATGATGTTTCTGAGGAAG AATCCAGATTCTTCAGGGATTGTTTTAGAAGATTTTGATACTGCCTTTACAAACAAATTCTACCATAGTCATCTGGACAATCTAT CTAACATAAACGCCTCAGCAATAGCCGCAGCTTCCTCCCTTGTTGCCAGAAGCCTGTACATCCTTGCTAGTGAAAAGAACGAAATAAATGATTCCGTTCTGACTGCTATTTCTGTGAATATATCTTTCATTGATGAACTCCTTGGTTGCCTGTTAGACTGTGAACCAGGCCTATCATGTGACCTAGTGAACCAATATATTTCTCCATCTGCTGCATGCCCAAGCCACTATGTTGGTGTTATACAGGGAGAACCATCATCTTCTCCTTATCCTGGTTATGTAGGGGATGTGTCGAGGTTTCTATGGAATTTCTTAGCAGACAAAACCTCTGTCCCAACAGAAAATAGAAGTGCTACTTGCCCAAAACATTGCAGTGGCACCGGTGAACTGTGCATCCGAGGGGAAACTGATGGTAAAGGTGTATGTGTTGTCTCCTCCACCAG GTATGTACCAGCTTACTCAACAAGATTGAAATTTGAATCTGATATGTGGAAGCTGCTGCCAACTAATTCTTCCGACATCATGGGAGCTGCTGACCCAGTCTGGACAGAGAGCAACTGGGATACTATTACACTTCGTGTTTACTCGGTTCAACACGCTTCTTATGATCGCCTCATTCTACTCTTGGGTATTGCTGTTACAGTTGCAGCATACATTGCGATAGTTATTACTAGATCTGTCATCAGGAAGGCCCTAAAGCGGGATTGA
- the LOC113701019 gene encoding tRNA threonylcarbamoyladenosine dehydratase-like isoform X1, whose translation MEERVKFLAMIGAGALLGSAATVAVLKLLPRRVKNECIRKAAKTNGGTKHYNYPAVVDRGVGNPDLLADEVVSEHLTRNIQFFGLESQEKVTQSYVVVIGLGGVGSHAASMLLRSGVGRLLLVDFDQVSVSSLNRHAVATREDVGTPKALCLKKHFQSIFPECHVNAKVLLYDSSSEEEILSGNPDFVLDCIDNIDTKVALLAACVRRGLKVLSATGAGARADPTRIRVADLRESTNDPLSRSVRHRLRKDYGIDGGIPVVFSLEKPKAKLLPFKGPSGEEENPSDYQVVPGFRVRIIPVLGTIPAIFGQIMASYVVTQLAGLQVQMEPVVNLDTDRYCILHQRLIEHEELLYGTAMQVQVDVEEVMYIVKELWHGRSARDQSLNNVGRGMWRSVNELMLVRWDQTKPASVSNLVLLKFSEADEHESRSLEDIQKEEPEFFARVTSVLKQAESDFGL comes from the exons ATGGAAGAAAGAGTGAAATTTTTGGCTATGATCGGCGCCGGAGCTCTGTTGGGTTCTGCTGCTACCGTGGCTGTTCTCAAGCTTCTTCCTAG AAGAGTGAAAAACGAGTGCATAAGGAAAGCAGCCAAAACGAATGGCG GTACGAAACATTATAACTATCCTGCGGTTGTGGATCGGGGGGTTGGAAATCCAGACCTGCTAGCTGATGAAGTAGTTTCTGAGCACCTTACTAG GAACATTCAGTTCTTTGGCCTAGAGTCCCAAGAGAAAGTCACTCAATCATATGTGGTGGTAATTGGACTTGGTGGAGTTGGAAGTCATGCTGCCTCTATGCTTTTGAGGTCTGGGGTTGGGCGACTGCTTCTGGTGGACTTTGACCAG GTATCAGTTTCGTCATTGAACCGGCATGCTGTAGCAACAAGAGAGGATGTTGGTACTCCAAAAGCTTTATGCCTTaagaagcattttcagtccattttCCCCGAGTGTCATGTAAATGCAAAGGTCCTGCTATATGATTCATCCTCTGAAGAAGAAATTCTTTCAGGCAACCCTGATTTTGTTTTGGATTGCATTGACAATATTGACACTAAG GTTGCACTTCTTGCTGCCTGTGTACGTAGAGGTTTAAAAGTTCTTTCTGCCACGGGAGCTGGTGCAAGAGCTGATCCAACAAGAATCCGTGTGGCAGACTTAAGAGAGTCAACAAATGATCCGTTATCCCGATCG GTGAGACATCGACTGAGGAAGGACTATGGTATTGATGGTGGCATTCCTGTTGTCTTCTCTTTAGAGAAACCCAAGGCAAAGTTGCTTCCTTTTAAAGGACCTAGTGGCGAAGAAGAAAATCCTTCAGATTACCAA GTTGTTCCAGGTTTCAGGGTTCGCATCATTCCTGTTCTGGGAACCATACCTGcaatatttggacaaattatgGCTTCCTATGTTGTAACACAACTGGCCGGCCTGCAAGTTCAAATGGAGCCAGTAGTGAATCTTGATACAGATCGTTACTGTATTCTCCATCAGCGTCTTATTGAGCATGAAGAGTTACTCTATGGCACAGCCATGCAAGTACAG GTAGATGTTGAAGAAGTTATGTATATTGTGAAAGAGTTATGGCATGGACGAAGTGCAAGAGATCAGTCCTTAAACAATGTAGGGCGTGGAATGTGGCGTTCTGTGAATGAATTAATGCTTGTAAG ATGGGATCAGACTAAGCCAGCATCGGTTTCAAACTTAGTTCTACTTAAATTTTCAGAG GCTGATGAACATGAATCGCGATCACTCGAAGATATACAGAAAGAAGAGCCAGAATTTTTTGCAAGGGTGACATCCGTCCTGAAGCAAGCCGAATCAGATTTTGGTTTGTAG
- the LOC113699030 gene encoding nicastrin-like isoform X4, protein MNLTAYWQGMYLMTLYIHFRRIIEVSKDTNFASLVAGILVESGTPGGNNFKGFSPELKFPEAEFAPYQNKNFEWNPSGSGIMWKAYNFPVFLLSENSTLALLEAATKNEKSKESYTSDVAEFGLVMQTTKSGTHDSESCLREETCLPLGGYSVWSALPPINTSTSQKSKPIILAVTSMDSASFFRDKSLGADSPISGLIALLGAVDALSHLNGLHLSKQLVFVVFTGEAWGFLGSRRFLLELDQHSDAVSGLDFTLIETVLEIGSVGKSFDQGVKKFFVHTTEAASISNQTLDALKRAQDSLKTENVKISVASKSNPGIPPSSLMMFLRKNPDSSGIVLEDFDTAFTNKFYHSHLDNLSNINASAIAAASSLVARSLYILASEKNEINDSVLTAISVNISFIDELLGCLLDCEPGLSCDLVNQYISPSAACPSHYVGVIQGEPSSSPYPGYVGDVSRFLWNFLADKTSVPTENRSATCPKHCSGTGELCIRGETDGKGVCVVSSTRYVPAYSTRLKFESDMWKLLPTNSSDIMGAADPVWTESNWDTITLRVYSVQHASYDRLILLLGIAVTVAAYIAIVITRSVIRKALKRD, encoded by the exons ATGAACTTGACAGCTTATTGGCAAGGCATGTATTTGATGACTCTATATATCCATTTCAGAAGAATAATCGA AGTATCAAAGGACACTAATTTTGCTAGCCTTGTAGCTGGTATATTAGTTGAATCAGGAACTCCGGGTGGAAACAATTTCAAGG GATTTTCTCCAGAATTAAAGTTTCCAGAGGCTGAGTTTGCTCCCTATCAGAATAAAAACTTTGAGTGGAATCCAAGT GGATCTGGAATAATGTGGAAGGCTTATAATTTTCCTGTATTCTTACTCTCAGAGAATAGCACACTGGCCTTGCTGGAG GCTGCGACGAAGAATGAGAAAAGCAAGGAGTCATATACATCAGATGTAGCTGAATTTGGCCTGGTGATGCAG ACTACAAAATCAGGTACTCATGATTCAGAGTCTTGTTTGAGAGAAGAAACTTGCCTTCCATTGGGTGGATACAG TGTCTGGTCAGCACTTCCACCAATAAACACTTCAACTTCCCAAAAGTCAAAGCCAATCATATTAGCAGTGACATCTATGGATTCCGCTTCCTTTTTCCGTGACAAAAGCCTTGGTGCAGATTCACCTATATCT GGGTTGATTGCCTTGCTGGGTGCAGTTGATGCTCTTTCACATCTTAATGGCTTGCATCTGAGTAAACAG CTTGTCTTTGTAGTTTTCACTGGAGAAGCGTGGGGATTCCTGGGTAGCCGGAGatttcttcttgagcttgatCAACATTCAGACGCTGTCAGTGGCCTTGACTTCACATTGATAGAAACG GTATTGGAAATTGGATCTGTTGGAAAAAGCTTTGACCAGGGTGTCAAGAAGTTTTTTGTTCATACAACAGAG GCTGCATCAATCTCAAATCAGACATTGGATGCTTTAAAACGTGCTCAAGATTCTCTTAAAACTGAGAATGTGAAGATCTCAGTAGCCAGTAAATCAAATCCTGGGATACCACCCTCCTCATTGATGATGTTTCTGAGGAAG AATCCAGATTCTTCAGGGATTGTTTTAGAAGATTTTGATACTGCCTTTACAAACAAATTCTACCATAGTCATCTGGACAATCTAT CTAACATAAACGCCTCAGCAATAGCCGCAGCTTCCTCCCTTGTTGCCAGAAGCCTGTACATCCTTGCTAGTGAAAAGAACGAAATAAATGATTCCGTTCTGACTGCTATTTCTGTGAATATATCTTTCATTGATGAACTCCTTGGTTGCCTGTTAGACTGTGAACCAGGCCTATCATGTGACCTAGTGAACCAATATATTTCTCCATCTGCTGCATGCCCAAGCCACTATGTTGGTGTTATACAGGGAGAACCATCATCTTCTCCTTATCCTGGTTATGTAGGGGATGTGTCGAGGTTTCTATGGAATTTCTTAGCAGACAAAACCTCTGTCCCAACAGAAAATAGAAGTGCTACTTGCCCAAAACATTGCAGTGGCACCGGTGAACTGTGCATCCGAGGGGAAACTGATGGTAAAGGTGTATGTGTTGTCTCCTCCACCAG GTATGTACCAGCTTACTCAACAAGATTGAAATTTGAATCTGATATGTGGAAGCTGCTGCCAACTAATTCTTCCGACATCATGGGAGCTGCTGACCCAGTCTGGACAGAGAGCAACTGGGATACTATTACACTTCGTGTTTACTCGGTTCAACACGCTTCTTATGATCGCCTCATTCTACTCTTGGGTATTGCTGTTACAGTTGCAGCATACATTGCGATAGTTATTACTAGATCTGTCATCAGGAAGGCCCTAAAGCGGGATTGA
- the LOC113701019 gene encoding tRNA threonylcarbamoyladenosine dehydratase-like isoform X2, with the protein MEERVKFLAMIGAGALLGSAATVAVLKLLPRRVKNECIRKAAKTNGGTKHYNYPAVVDRGVGNPDLLADEVVSEHLTRNIQFFGLESQEKVTQSYVVVIGLGGVGSHAASMLLRSGVGRLLLVDFDQVSVSSLNRHAVATREDVGTPKALCLKKHFQSIFPECHVNAKVLLYDSSSEEEILSGNPDFVLDCIDNIDTKVALLAACVRRGLKVLSATGAGARADPTRIRVADLRESTNDPLSRSVRHRLRKDYGIDGGIPVVFSLEKPKAKLLPFKGPSGEEENPSDYQVVPGFRVRIIPVLGTIPAIFGQIMASYVVTQLAGLQVQMEPVVNLDTDRYCILHQRLIEHEELLYGTAMQVQVDVEEVMYIVKELWHGRSARDQSLNNVGRGMWRSVNELMLVRWDQTKPASVSNLVLLKFSEEFH; encoded by the exons ATGGAAGAAAGAGTGAAATTTTTGGCTATGATCGGCGCCGGAGCTCTGTTGGGTTCTGCTGCTACCGTGGCTGTTCTCAAGCTTCTTCCTAG AAGAGTGAAAAACGAGTGCATAAGGAAAGCAGCCAAAACGAATGGCG GTACGAAACATTATAACTATCCTGCGGTTGTGGATCGGGGGGTTGGAAATCCAGACCTGCTAGCTGATGAAGTAGTTTCTGAGCACCTTACTAG GAACATTCAGTTCTTTGGCCTAGAGTCCCAAGAGAAAGTCACTCAATCATATGTGGTGGTAATTGGACTTGGTGGAGTTGGAAGTCATGCTGCCTCTATGCTTTTGAGGTCTGGGGTTGGGCGACTGCTTCTGGTGGACTTTGACCAG GTATCAGTTTCGTCATTGAACCGGCATGCTGTAGCAACAAGAGAGGATGTTGGTACTCCAAAAGCTTTATGCCTTaagaagcattttcagtccattttCCCCGAGTGTCATGTAAATGCAAAGGTCCTGCTATATGATTCATCCTCTGAAGAAGAAATTCTTTCAGGCAACCCTGATTTTGTTTTGGATTGCATTGACAATATTGACACTAAG GTTGCACTTCTTGCTGCCTGTGTACGTAGAGGTTTAAAAGTTCTTTCTGCCACGGGAGCTGGTGCAAGAGCTGATCCAACAAGAATCCGTGTGGCAGACTTAAGAGAGTCAACAAATGATCCGTTATCCCGATCG GTGAGACATCGACTGAGGAAGGACTATGGTATTGATGGTGGCATTCCTGTTGTCTTCTCTTTAGAGAAACCCAAGGCAAAGTTGCTTCCTTTTAAAGGACCTAGTGGCGAAGAAGAAAATCCTTCAGATTACCAA GTTGTTCCAGGTTTCAGGGTTCGCATCATTCCTGTTCTGGGAACCATACCTGcaatatttggacaaattatgGCTTCCTATGTTGTAACACAACTGGCCGGCCTGCAAGTTCAAATGGAGCCAGTAGTGAATCTTGATACAGATCGTTACTGTATTCTCCATCAGCGTCTTATTGAGCATGAAGAGTTACTCTATGGCACAGCCATGCAAGTACAG GTAGATGTTGAAGAAGTTATGTATATTGTGAAAGAGTTATGGCATGGACGAAGTGCAAGAGATCAGTCCTTAAACAATGTAGGGCGTGGAATGTGGCGTTCTGTGAATGAATTAATGCTTGTAAG ATGGGATCAGACTAAGCCAGCATCGGTTTCAAACTTAGTTCTACTTAAATTTTCAGAG GAATTTCACTAG
- the LOC113699030 gene encoding nicastrin-like isoform X2: protein MDTRLLFLISCFIARLSFSLSGELNSFESVPDLEKSMYTIVDGYPCVRLLNLSGEIGCSNPGHGKVAAPVVKFKNVNQLVEPSAILVSLDELDSLLARVSKDTNFASLVAGILVESGTPGGNNFKGFSPELKFPEAEFAPYQNKNFEWNPSGSGIMWKAYNFPVFLLSENSTLALLEAATKNEKSKESYTSDVAEFGLVMQTTKSGTHDSESCLREETCLPLGGYSVWSALPPINTSTSQKSKPIILAVTSMDSASFFRDKSLGADSPISGLIALLGAVDALSHLNGLHLSKQLVFVVFTGEAWGFLGSRRFLLELDQHSDAVSGLDFTLIETVLEIGSVGKSFDQGVKKFFVHTTEAASISNQTLDALKRAQDSLKTENVKISVASKSNPGIPPSSLMMFLRKNPDSSGIVLEDFDTAFTNKFYHSHLDNLSNINASAIAAASSLVARSLYILASEKNEINDSVLTAISVNISFIDELLGCLLDCEPGLSCDLVNQYISPSAACPSHYVGVIQGEPSSSPYPGYVGDVSRFLWNFLADKTSVPTENRSATCPKHCSGTGELCIRGETDGKGVCVVSSTRYVPAYSTRLKFESDMWKLLPTNSSDIMGAADPVWTESNWDTITLRVYSVQHASYDRLILLLGIAVTVAAYIAIVITRSVIRKALKRD, encoded by the exons ATGGACACGAGGCTTTTGTTCCTAATTTCCTGCTTCATCGCTCGTCTTAGCTTCTCTTTATCAG GGGAGTTGAACTCATTTGAATCGGTGCCTGATCTGGAAAAATCAATGTACACAATTGTTGATGGGTATCCATGTGTACGGCTGCTGAACCTTTCAGGGGAGATTGGTTGCTCAA ATCCTGGTCATGGAAAAGTTGCTGCACCAGTGGTTAAATTCAAGAATGTGAATCAATTGGTTGAACCATCTGCAATACTGGTTTCCTTGGATGAACTTGACAGCTTATTGGCAAG AGTATCAAAGGACACTAATTTTGCTAGCCTTGTAGCTGGTATATTAGTTGAATCAGGAACTCCGGGTGGAAACAATTTCAAGG GATTTTCTCCAGAATTAAAGTTTCCAGAGGCTGAGTTTGCTCCCTATCAGAATAAAAACTTTGAGTGGAATCCAAGT GGATCTGGAATAATGTGGAAGGCTTATAATTTTCCTGTATTCTTACTCTCAGAGAATAGCACACTGGCCTTGCTGGAG GCTGCGACGAAGAATGAGAAAAGCAAGGAGTCATATACATCAGATGTAGCTGAATTTGGCCTGGTGATGCAG ACTACAAAATCAGGTACTCATGATTCAGAGTCTTGTTTGAGAGAAGAAACTTGCCTTCCATTGGGTGGATACAG TGTCTGGTCAGCACTTCCACCAATAAACACTTCAACTTCCCAAAAGTCAAAGCCAATCATATTAGCAGTGACATCTATGGATTCCGCTTCCTTTTTCCGTGACAAAAGCCTTGGTGCAGATTCACCTATATCT GGGTTGATTGCCTTGCTGGGTGCAGTTGATGCTCTTTCACATCTTAATGGCTTGCATCTGAGTAAACAG CTTGTCTTTGTAGTTTTCACTGGAGAAGCGTGGGGATTCCTGGGTAGCCGGAGatttcttcttgagcttgatCAACATTCAGACGCTGTCAGTGGCCTTGACTTCACATTGATAGAAACG GTATTGGAAATTGGATCTGTTGGAAAAAGCTTTGACCAGGGTGTCAAGAAGTTTTTTGTTCATACAACAGAG GCTGCATCAATCTCAAATCAGACATTGGATGCTTTAAAACGTGCTCAAGATTCTCTTAAAACTGAGAATGTGAAGATCTCAGTAGCCAGTAAATCAAATCCTGGGATACCACCCTCCTCATTGATGATGTTTCTGAGGAAG AATCCAGATTCTTCAGGGATTGTTTTAGAAGATTTTGATACTGCCTTTACAAACAAATTCTACCATAGTCATCTGGACAATCTAT CTAACATAAACGCCTCAGCAATAGCCGCAGCTTCCTCCCTTGTTGCCAGAAGCCTGTACATCCTTGCTAGTGAAAAGAACGAAATAAATGATTCCGTTCTGACTGCTATTTCTGTGAATATATCTTTCATTGATGAACTCCTTGGTTGCCTGTTAGACTGTGAACCAGGCCTATCATGTGACCTAGTGAACCAATATATTTCTCCATCTGCTGCATGCCCAAGCCACTATGTTGGTGTTATACAGGGAGAACCATCATCTTCTCCTTATCCTGGTTATGTAGGGGATGTGTCGAGGTTTCTATGGAATTTCTTAGCAGACAAAACCTCTGTCCCAACAGAAAATAGAAGTGCTACTTGCCCAAAACATTGCAGTGGCACCGGTGAACTGTGCATCCGAGGGGAAACTGATGGTAAAGGTGTATGTGTTGTCTCCTCCACCAG GTATGTACCAGCTTACTCAACAAGATTGAAATTTGAATCTGATATGTGGAAGCTGCTGCCAACTAATTCTTCCGACATCATGGGAGCTGCTGACCCAGTCTGGACAGAGAGCAACTGGGATACTATTACACTTCGTGTTTACTCGGTTCAACACGCTTCTTATGATCGCCTCATTCTACTCTTGGGTATTGCTGTTACAGTTGCAGCATACATTGCGATAGTTATTACTAGATCTGTCATCAGGAAGGCCCTAAAGCGGGATTGA